The uncultured Methanomethylovorans sp. genome contains a region encoding:
- a CDS encoding transposase, protein MEFRELSDDQWKFIKPHLPPQPITGRKRADDRKVINGILFVLITGCRWGDMPAIYDSQATAWRRLKRWSEEGIWNEIMESLRDSAYQKGKFSLDTVCIDSSFIETKKGEMTPRTTVTRKEKA, encoded by the coding sequence ATGGAATTCAGAGAACTCTCTGATGATCAATGGAAGTTTATAAAGCCACACTTGCCACCACAACCAATTACCGGAAGAAAGAGAGCTGATGACCGTAAGGTCATCAATGGTATTCTCTTTGTTCTGATAACAGGTTGCAGATGGGGAGATATGCCAGCTATTTATGATTCCCAGGCAACTGCCTGGAGAAGGCTGAAAAGGTGGTCAGAGGAAGGTATATGGAACGAGATAATGGAATCCCTTCGGGATTCCGCTTACCAGAAAGGTAAGTTCTCATTGGATACAGTGTGTATCGATAGCAGTTTCATCGAAACTAAAAAAGGGGAGATGACTCCTCGTACAACGGTCACAAGAAAAGAAAAGGCATAA
- a CDS encoding tetratricopeptide repeat protein, with product MQAYDKAIELDPQYASAWNNKAYTLHELGRDEEAQKAFDKAKELDSRLGLAGNNNSLFDSGTWYDKATVLLDTGKYEEALQAFNKAIEMDADDAYTWAGKSKSLWAMGRYEEAMQAYDKAEELDSVILVYFTPYTPNYNGGSDLKIENSPECPIQVFWLRQGSNNPVFLVYVKSGETCNVKIPAGTYEEHIAAYCSTGIMKSIESGTAIRSNSEYSVEYYIKTTTMPGLLG from the coding sequence TTGCAAGCGTACGATAAAGCTATTGAACTTGATCCGCAGTATGCCTCTGCTTGGAACAACAAAGCTTATACTCTCCATGAGTTGGGAAGAGATGAAGAAGCACAAAAGGCATTTGATAAAGCCAAGGAACTTGATTCACGGTTGGGCCTAGCTGGAAATAATAATTCTTTGTTTGATTCTGGCACATGGTATGACAAAGCGACGGTCCTTCTTGATACGGGTAAATATGAAGAAGCGCTACAAGCTTTTAATAAAGCCATAGAAATGGATGCAGATGATGCATATACATGGGCTGGTAAAAGTAAGTCTCTTTGGGCTATGGGTAGATATGAAGAAGCAATGCAAGCCTATGATAAAGCAGAGGAACTTGATTCAGTGATACTCGTGTATTTCACACCATACACACCAAATTACAATGGTGGATCGGATCTAAAAATAGAAAACAGTCCAGAGTGCCCCATCCAAGTATTCTGGCTCAGGCAGGGTTCAAATAATCCAGTTTTCCTTGTTTATGTCAAAAGCGGAGAAACGTGTAATGTTAAAATTCCCGCTGGCACCTATGAGGAACACATCGCAGCATATTGCTCTACTGGAATAATGAAAAGTATAGAGTCTGGTACTGCTATTCGATCAAATTCCGAGTATAGTGTTGAGTACTATATCAAAACTACAACAATGCCTGGATTGCTTGGATAA
- a CDS encoding transposase gives MHACVSCEGFPLTIQISSGKEHDRQHFIEVMEDIKVKTDGRPRTRPLEVLADAAYDDTEIRQYLRSRAIKSNIPINTRNSKRKKRGRPTRFDEETYHYRGTIERFFAWLKMGFRKLASRYERLNVVFKGLLDIACFLLCWKKV, from the coding sequence ATCCATGCATGTGTAAGTTGTGAAGGTTTTCCACTTACAATCCAAATATCTTCTGGAAAAGAGCACGATAGACAGCACTTCATTGAAGTTATGGAGGATATTAAGGTTAAGACCGATGGAAGACCAAGGACAAGACCTCTTGAAGTTCTGGCAGACGCTGCGTACGACGATACAGAAATCAGGCAGTACTTAAGGTCCAGAGCTATCAAAAGCAACATACCGATCAATACAAGGAACAGTAAAAGAAAGAAAAGAGGAAGACCTACTCGATTTGATGAAGAAACATATCATTACAGAGGAACTATAGAACGATTCTTTGCATGGTTGAAGATGGGATTTAGAAAATTAGCAAGTAGATATGAACGTCTTAATGTGGTTTTCAAAGGATTGTTAGATATTGCATGTTTCCTGTTGTGTTGGAAAAAGGTGTGA
- a CDS encoding winged helix-turn-helix domain-containing protein: protein MKRRERLEIIYDILSLISKNENLIRPTPLLRKSNLSSSQFDYYITELIEKGFVEIHTIDCKQHYRLKKKGFEYLKQYKVILKIIDDFEL, encoded by the coding sequence ATGAAAAGAAGAGAACGATTAGAGATAATATATGATATTTTGTCTCTAATTAGTAAAAATGAGAATCTCATTAGGCCAACTCCTCTTCTTCGTAAGTCCAATTTGTCATCAAGTCAATTTGATTACTATATAACAGAATTAATAGAGAAAGGATTCGTTGAAATTCATACAATAGATTGCAAGCAACACTATAGGCTAAAAAAGAAAGGTTTTGAATACCTCAAACAATATAAAGTTATATTAAAAATTATAGATGACTTTGAGCTTTAA
- a CDS encoding ABC transporter permease: MKSSGYLKMALSILYHSKIRSWLTIIGIVIGIASVVTILSISDSMSADMKERMSEFDLTVITITPGYSKASSVMGPPGMGGGSFTDAELTKKDIRAIKLIGNISYIDGRISGSDNTVSFMGESASLSITGVDPQVWQYMSTYNLESGRMLDPADNNVAVIGYSVAHEIFDNQISVNRIVKINGKSVRIVGILEDGEDDNAVYMPIDAAVGIITDAENEVYDSIVVQVNDVNNVKATKEEIETKLMISRNVMNENDRDFTVSDSLSMADTVTEMLSSISLFLGAIAGVSLVVGSVGIANTMFTSVMEKTKEIGTMKAIGATNKDILMIFVFNSGMVGFVGGLIGIILSVILTYIMGPLLGLSMSIAPSLAVEGISLAVLIGVVSGIIPAYNASKMKPVDALRYE, from the coding sequence ATGAAGAGCAGCGGCTATCTGAAGATGGCTTTAAGCATTCTGTATCATAGTAAGATCCGCAGCTGGCTCACAATTATAGGAATAGTGATAGGCATAGCTTCGGTCGTAACTATACTTTCTATTAGCGATAGTATGTCTGCAGACATGAAAGAGCGTATGTCGGAATTCGACCTAACCGTAATTACGATCACACCTGGATATAGCAAGGCGTCTTCAGTAATGGGACCACCGGGGATGGGTGGTGGTTCCTTTACAGATGCTGAACTTACTAAAAAGGATATAAGAGCTATTAAGCTGATAGGCAATATTTCCTATATCGATGGGCGTATATCGGGAAGTGACAATACTGTTTCCTTTATGGGTGAATCTGCAAGTCTCTCCATAACCGGTGTTGATCCACAGGTATGGCAGTATATGTCCACATATAATCTGGAATCTGGAAGGATGCTTGATCCAGCGGACAATAATGTTGCAGTCATAGGTTATAGTGTTGCCCATGAAATTTTTGATAATCAGATCAGTGTGAATAGAATAGTTAAAATTAATGGAAAATCCGTTCGAATAGTAGGCATACTTGAAGACGGAGAAGATGATAATGCTGTTTATATGCCTATAGATGCAGCTGTTGGTATAATAACAGATGCAGAGAATGAAGTTTATGACTCAATTGTTGTGCAGGTAAACGATGTAAATAATGTAAAAGCAACAAAAGAAGAAATTGAAACTAAACTCATGATCTCAAGAAATGTAATGAACGAGAACGACAGAGATTTTACGGTATCAGATTCATTATCAATGGCGGATACTGTAACCGAGATGCTGTCATCTATAAGCCTCTTCCTCGGAGCTATAGCTGGAGTATCCTTAGTAGTAGGTTCAGTTGGTATTGCTAATACGATGTTTACTTCTGTGATGGAAAAGACAAAGGAAATCGGTACCATGAAAGCAATTGGAGCTACGAATAAGGATATATTGATGATATTCGTATTCAATTCAGGAATGGTAGGTTTTGTAGGAGGACTTATCGGCATAATATTAAGTGTGATTCTTACATACATAATGGGGCCGCTGCTAGGACTTAGTATGTCAATTGCACCTTCTCTAGCGGTAGAAGGGATATCTTTAGCTGTCTTAATAGGTGTAGTATCAGGTATAATCCCTGCTTACAATGCATCAAAGATGAAACCCGTAGACGCTTTGAGGTATGAGTGA